The genomic DNA GTTTACTTTCGAAATTTACAAGAACTAAGTtgcttcacttttttttttttaaaaagaaactaGCTTGCTTAATATTGATATTGAGAAGGCGGAAAAATCTTTTTACCTTATTTGGGCTAACtgaagaaaaataatattttagtttCGATTTGAATTATTATTCTTTGTTTTGTTACTAGTTCAACAGCGTAAAAAAACATATTTGATACATATACATTAAAACAGTTGGTCATGAAATAAAATTTTGCTACAATGGGTTGGGGTATTACAGTAGAGGATAAAGTTGTGGCCTAGAGTTGTAGGCTGACTTCCTAGGTAGAGGTAAGTGGAACCTAAATGCCAAAACACGCAAAGATTTGCTACAATGGGTTGGGGGTATTTGGACAAACTTCTGTGGGGGACAAATTGAAAGCAAAGCATGCCTTTCTAATATTTGTCCACTCAGTAGCTTTCATTATTGAAATTTCAATAAGCATTCTCCAGGATTCTACTTTTTCATGCCACATAATTATCggggaaaaaaaaatcaaacaataAGAACTACATTTTTTGCTGCCTGTGACCTAAAGAGTAATGAAAGAGGCAGGAGCTTGATGATAGAAGTGAATCTAACATGTAATTATCACATTCGGTAAACTTAATGTTCAAATCATGATATCTACAGTCCTTTAATTTTATTTCCAACTTGCAGTGAAGAGAtaatgaaaccatatatatatatatatatatatatatatatctgcatTAAGCTTTGAACCTTTGGAGGCCAACTTTATAGCCTAGAGTCCTGGTGTCTTTTTGCACTTGTTCTTGGAAATCTTTGTAAGTAAAAGGTTTATATTTTGAGCTGTGGATCACACTCTCTTCAGCTGGGAATACAAAGTAGCAGATTGATAGCCGCTCCTCCTGCTTCTTCACTCTCACTCTATGTTTCACACTCATGTATTCGTCGTCACTTATAGCCTATACTCAACACAATTTTAATACCAAATAAGTAAGATTTTCaacattgataaataaataaataaaactaaagtaTTACTGTTGAGGGTAAGATACTCAACAAGCTATAATATTATTTTCGATTGGGACTTTTGTCTTTTTACTCAGTCAAGAATTCTTGGCAAGTTCACAAAGTAGAGCTTGCCTCCTCACCTATGGCATATAGGTAACTAATGAAGAGCATGCTACTACTTGAGTGTTCCGCGTGTTCAAGCACTAAGCGCTTTCACTTTATAAATCTATACAACTTTTAATAGAGTAAAAAGTCAAAATCTCAATCAGGGAGGATACCTCAACAATTACcatataatatataaatgaaatttgaatgaaGTGGGTTGTATAGACCTGCATCATGTCACCGATATGAACTACAAGAGTGTTGGGAATTGGGTTAACCAAGTGCCATTTATTGTCCTTGAAAATTTCAAGTCCCCCAACATGATCTTGGTTCACTATGGAAAGCACTGAGCTATCGGTGTGTGGGATCATGCCCCAAGCCTCGCCAGCCAAGGAGCGGCGCGGTGGATACCTGTAAACCCGAATGAATGCAGTGGATTCATCTAACTTAGACTCGGATTGTTTAGGATCAAGATCGAGATTCTTCGCCATTGATTCAAACAAGGTTGTGGCAATCCTTGAAAGGTGCCTTCCATATTCTTCCAACAAAAGCCTAGTGGAAAAGACAGTTAAGGAAAAAAAATATCTAGTTAGCAAGTAAGCAAAATGGGGTGGGGCAACTTAATCGACCATGGGAGTCATTTCGAGAACTGGGAAAGCAGATTCGTTTTATTATGGGAAAAAGATGAagacccatgtttttgtttatatATGTGATGGCAAAGAATAATTTGCCATTGATCGAAAGGCTAAGCACATTGAGGGTGGTGGTGGGGGACTGTGTTCTTTCACTTATGGAACATATCAATCAAAAGCTGTTCCAAAGTCATTCTTGTTCCTTGCTGCTTTTGCATTTCGTGGCCTTACCTCACTATCCATGCTTTATTTTACGGGGAATTATAAGCTCCATACACAAAACAGCAAGGTGCTTTATGTTCCTGAGAGGATCCTAAGACAAACTCAAGATGaattcaaaattttactcccaaacAACTTTGATTCTCACCTATCACTATTTCTTTTGCAAAATCACTATGCTTTAACTCTAAAATAGTTACCAAAAACAAACCATGATTTCAAACCAAAAAGTAAGACAGATAATCAGCCTTTCAAATCAAACCATATTTTTAACATGATAATTTAATCTAAACTAAAAActctaatatattttattatttataaaatcatgtctaaaataaatatttttttataaacacCTTTTGATAACAATGGAAAACATTGTCAATTTTTTCAAagcatttttaaaattatttttaacctCAACAATAAACAAATTTTTAATGTTTCTATGTACAAACTTATTGAGCCTTAACTCATTCGATTTCGTTACAATTACAATAATTAGGAGGACATAATTTCAAATACCTATTGGATACTCAAATTTCAAACCTATTACATAGGACTAGGGCAAAAGGAAAGAAACAAACAAGAGTTTTGATCTTCTTCATATTCTTTATATGATTAATGTTATTATAATACTACTACTAATAATAAGGAGTTTATTTAGCCCCATATTTATAATTTGACTAATTTTAATCTTGAGTCCCATTCTACATAAAATTCTCGACTTTGTCATTGAATCTGATTACTTGATTATATCAAGTCAAAATTTGAATTCAATTATCTTATAAACAATGAAATGGAAcacttaattattaattttgtggATGAAAGTTTTAATTGCCAAAGATTAAAGGACATGATCAATCATGTATATATCCATCCATATTATTATTAAACTGGAGTTATAAATTAATTAAGGACTAGTTCAattagaaaataatttaaaaataatttcttaacaaaataaaaaatattattatagttATGGTTTTGTCTTTTCATAATTTCCTATAAAATCTTTACCTAAAACAACTAAAAACTAATTTCCTAAAAAATACTGACTAAATGTTTAGGATACAACATAAGATTTGTACATAAAATTTTTACTACTACTTATAATTTAACTAAaagtaatttttataaatatagaaattatttttaaatctttTTCACCATATTATCTATGGcccttttcaattatttaataacattttaataattttttccaTCTCATTAACACAtaaatttggtaatttttttacTCTTAACCTtgaatcttgaaccttaaactcTAAACCCTGAACATTGAACCCCGACCATTGACTTTAAACCTTAAACTCTAAACATTAAATCTTAAATCTTGAATCAAACCTAAACCCTAAATTTAAATCCTAAATCCTAAACCTTAAATTTGAGGTTCGAGTTTAAGGTTCGAAATTCGAGGttcaagttttaaattttgagttcAGGATTTTGGATTCTATGTTTAAGATTTGGGTTTGAATTTTTGGTTTAAATTAGAAATTAgggtttgaaatttaatttttagaattcAGGGTCATGGTGGAAGGTTCGGTTTCGTCTTTGCTACATGAGGATTCACTATCTTAGCTCGACATTGATGAAATAAATTAATCATCATTGGAACTATACATTCATCCTCCTATCAATAAACCATACAGGAAATACACTATTTATCGTACTGTTATCAATCCATGATTGTTAATCCTACTGACATAATTGGTCCCACAACCTGAAAGTTGTTAATTAATCTTCGTTACGACTTACAAGAATGAGAACTCAAAAACTGTGATAGTTTTCATTGAAAATTAAATTCTTCCAATTTTCAGTTGAATCATATATATGGTGATGGCGAGGAATGTGGTATATAACTATGTATGGGAAattaaaagtaaagaaaatatgATGATTGGTCCATTGAAACTATTTGCATATTTTGTTTTGGGGACAGGGTCTTAAAAAAGTTATTGATGCTGACCTTGCAATCTTCattttttgcaaaaaaaaatctGGAACAGTTCAATCAGTTGGTCACTTCGTAGTGATTACTGCCCACCCAAAAGCAATACAAAATCCAAAAAGAAAAACGCCAACCAAAAGCAATCAACAAAGAAACAGTACCTGAAACAATGAAGCATAGGATGTTCAGAATGGAAGTGTGGGAGTTGAGTGAGTGGAACATTAAACCCTTCGAGCCAGTTCATAGTTGAAGTCGAGGCAGCAGGGTTTAGGGCAGTCCCAGATGGGGTTAAGGCAGGGGTGCCCCAGAAATAAGACATAGGGTTAGTGATTAAGGCTTGCTTGGACTCAAAGGATAAACCAAACAACATCTTGGCATGGTACTGAAGTTTGGTCAAAAGGGTTGAAGGGATCCCATGGTTAACCAAACGAAAAAGACCCCAATTTTTACAAGCATCCCCAAGCTTATGCAGGCTAAGGCACTCAAGATCCACCATAGGGATTGGAACTGAATCTTCTTGGGTGGTGGTACTGGTGTCTTCCATGGAGTAGTTGTTCTTCTTCAATTGAGCCATCATCTGCTGCGGAGGATGAACACCCCCACCGTTCAGCTGGCGAAACACAGGAGGGTAAGATCCAACGTTGCTCATTTGAAGCATGTTTCTAATCACATACCTTATATATTTTCTTCTGTATTTCAGGGTTCAGTACAGACGGTATATATAGAGCGAGGGGATTAGGTTTTGTCCTAAAGTGGAAGTGAAATTATATTTAGGCAGGGACCCATTTTGATATGTTGTGACACGTGTCGATATATCGTCACCCTAGCTAAGCTGACTTGTTTTTATTTGTCAGTCACTGCAACTTTAGTGAATGCCTAAAAGACCTCCCTCAGTCAGCTGATTTGCCGGCTACTGCCTGCTCTGCTCCGGTATCGTCTTAGGATTTCTCACAACACTGCTTTAAGTATAGCAATTGGTGAAGTTTCTTCTTCCTTTCGGAGACGCGGATATCCGTACGTCTTCGGCTGAGATACAAAGCTCAAATTTGGTCAAAATTACACATGTTTTTAAATATCtgtgattaaaatgtgatttgataatttttaaataGTCAAATACTatttttttttgaagttttttgTTTGTTATAAAAGTACAATAATAATAAGtgagttaaattattaaaattataaaattttaatttcttgatttgaatttctaaattataattttagtaacgaaaattaatttttgtacCCATTTTTTATTGGTACATGATATTTTTAACCATATAGACTTGCTAGCAATAAGTTTTGTTGTACGGTATAATAACAAAAAAGTCCTTCATACTTTACACCTTTGGACAATTGAACTTTTTGTTGAAGTACTTTAGCCCTCAATGTTTTATTTCGTTAAATTTTAACCACATGAATGATTGTACAATACAACATGGTTTAAATGCtcaagaaaaattgaaaatcttacatagaattaaaatatatatatttttagttaataaaaacaataaattatacaaaaaactcatatttttaaaattgttaaaattttataaataatacatttgtataattgaatataataaaatcaatattaaagtattttatttagaatatatcaatttttataatatttacaaatattttcataatgattaaatttttattaacatTGTGAAAAGAAAACTGAATAATGAATTAAgactttttaatgaaataattgTTCTATTgaataaaaaagaagaagctaaTAATTACTTTCACTATTCCAATCACCGTCCTTAATTTTGAAAACGCCATGGGATTGTTACTTGCTTCGTTTTAAGAATCTCGAAGGTACAAGTATATAAAATCTTTCAACCTACCCCTGcgtttatatatttttactacCTCAACATGCTAATTGTTTTtacattgaaattttaaaaaaagtttaTTCAACTTAGTCCTTGAATATGATAATTGCTTTCacgttgaaattttaattttttttgtccaaATAGTCCTTGAACTTGGTAATTATTCTCACATTAGggattgaaatttttttttccaagttGGTCCTTGATATTTCTTTAAAAACCATAAAATTCAAGGTCTAATTGAGAACAATTACCTAATTTAGGCCCCAAATAGTTATTTAACTTGTACATAAATTATGTcctacttttttttttgaataaaacaGTATTTAATTTATGAACTTGGCAATTTTTTAACTTGAttcatgaatttttttttgtctaCTTTAGTTTTGGAACTCAAATTGGTCCATGAATTAAAGTAATAATGACACTACCACTAAAATTGTGCCATGTTATTacctatattttaaaaaaaactatataaaatctaaaaaatccaatatatatatatatatattaaatcaagTAATGATATGACTCAATCTCAAAGTATCACATTATcgtatttttatgaaatttaaatttagggactaaatttaaaaattaatcaaGTTTTGAGATTAATATGGACAAAAAAAATTTGGGGCTAAGAAAAGTTTTCAAATTCAAAAACTAAAAGTTagtttatcttctttttttttttacctaaacATTTCTGCCTAGTTTATATATTttctgctctttttttttttaattcattgagGAAATGGCAATAGTAGGCTTAAAACTCGAAGGTGTTTCATGGTTGATCGGGTTGGTTAGGTCCAGTTTTGGGCCAGGCTTAGACTTTGGATCGACTTGATCTAGTCAGTTTattattgaaaaataattaaaaaatattaaattaaattaaatttatatttatatattttttataattaaatttaaataaaaataattttattatttttcaaacaaTAGAACAGATTATTGAGATAGACGAAACCATGTTCGAGCTTGAAAACTTGTTTAAAATCGAACCACGACCCATGTTATTTAGTACAATTATGACTCAAAGTTGCTTCATTCTCAGTGGAAGTCAACATCAAGTTTAATGgtttaaattcaatttaatcatttatttatttttgaaggtAGGAGAAGGATTATGAACTTTTGTAATGGAATAAAATTGTAATTAGTAATTCAAATATttagttgaatggaatggaatagaataGAATAGAATTGTAATAGTATTTTTATACTTGGTTAAATGGATTGATATTGTAATAGTTTAAGAAAAGAATTGAAATGACCATAGTACACTTAAcagaaatttttaaataaatatttattgtttttaaattttaataagattagtACCAAATTCAAAATTATTATAGGCCCAATATGGTGAGATAAAAAAAGCCTAAAAATCTGTAACAATAGCCCAAATTAAAATCCAAAGAACGAGCCCTATGATTTTTCCAATTTCATTTATACGTTTTCAAATCCACACAGATCCTCATCTTTCTCTCTGCTTCGAGACTCTCTGGAACATCACCAAAGCCGACTTTCAGGTCACCCTCCTCCTTTTCTTTGCTAACTCATATACCCGCTCCAAGCTTGCTGTTTGctttcttttattttccttttgttctttttttagttttttttttattattattggttGGTCTGCAAATTAAATTTTGTAAGTTATTTTGCTTTTTATATGGtgcaattattttataattagggTTGTAGCAATACTAGGAAGCAAAAGAGAATTAAATGAACATGGGTATCAGAATCTTATTAAGTCCTGTCTTTGATTTGTGATGTTggtttttgggtttttctttataaTACTCTTTTGTAACCTCTTAATATTGAGGAGAACTTGAGTGTTTATCTTATAATTAGGGTTGTGTTATGGCTAATTAACTATCCTTCCATAGCAGTATCTAGGGAACAAAAGGGACTTGCATTAGTATGAGTATTAATAGGAACAAAAGAAGGGAATCACGGTCTTAATAATTTCTGTTTTTTGTTTTCTGATGTTGGGTTTTTGAATTTATCTTTATATTACACTTCTTGTATTGTTTGATTCTTTTGCTTTTCTGTTTCAGATCTTGGAACAACTAGGAACAAGTTTGGGCAGTCATGGCTAAGCACCATCCTGATTTGATCATGTGCCGGAAACAGCCGGGGATTGCAATAGGACGATTATGTGAGAAGTGTGATGGCAAGTGTGTAATCTGTGACTCTTATGTCCGCCCTTGCACGCTCGTGCGAGTTTGCGATGAATGCAACTATGGGTCGTTTCAAGGTAGGTGTGTTATCTGTGGAGGGGTGGGGATATCCGATGCATATTACTGTAAGGAGTGTACTCAGCAAGAGAAAGATCGCGATGGTTGTCCAAAAATTGTTAATCTCGGGAGTGCTAAAACAGACTTATTCTATGAACGTAAAAAATATGGTTTTAAGAAAAGATGATTGATGTTTACCTGCTGTGATTAGGTCTTGCTGTGCTTATGTCACAGGGAATGCCGGATTTTAGAATATGTTGGTATCACAGAGAGACTTAAGCTCTTTAGAATTATGTTATTTTAAGAACTGTAGTTGATTGTACTAGGGGCCTAATTTATTTACACAGAATCTGGTATGGAAATATCTGGTTGCATTGTTTATGGAGTTCTATTGCTGATTTACACCTATTGATTCGTAGTTTATCCTATGTATTTGCATGTGGTTTGTGGGTGAGCTTTTGCAAGCAAAGTTTTCTCAAAGTCATCGTTTTAGGTTTTGCATAACTCGTGCTTGTGCCTGTCCTCGTTTTAGGTTTTGCAAAGTTTTTAAGTGCTTTATTACTTGCATTATCTACTTCTATATGCTCTACAGTCTTCTTGTGTTACTTGTGCATGAAGCAAATGAAAATTGTATCCTGGTTCGAAATCGACTATGTTGCAGAGCAACCAAGCGGCCGAATGAATCTCAGCAATATCTCCTATTCTTGCATGTAAATTGATTGACAACTTACTGTTTTTCTGGGGGTTAATTACACCAAAGTCCTCAAACTATAGATCAAATTTAAATTGATCTTTTGaaaatgttttaattgaattatcaAACAAAATTATTCTTCTAATCAAATTATTTCGTCAGTCTAATTGCCAGCTTTAACGTTAAATATTGTAGCTTTGTTTTTAAACACATACAGATTGACAATATTTTATGCACGTCAGATCGAAGCTGAAGTCGAAGCTTAAGGCTAAATTGACTCTTACCATTATCAGGCTTAGCTTTCATGAAGTTTGATTCCTCTAAAACGAGATCTATATTACCTTAATAATTCAAATCATTTTTTGCAAATCATGTGGACTTGTACTGTGATGTTAAAGCCAATTGGAGATGGTGAAAGCGATACAATATATGTTCCAAACATTCCCTTTTTTGTAAGAAAACTATACTAGAACCTGCCTCGACATTTTTGGAGTATCGCCAAGGGATCACAACTCAATTTGGAGGACATGTAAGCTTTTTACTAACTTTAATATTCTTTCAAATTTGCCTCTTTTTTAGAGTTTTGAAAGCCATGCCGTAAAAAGTATTCTGTATGGTTATGAGGAAGCCTTGGGACAAGCTATTAATCTATAGAAGTCAGGTATTATACTTTGACTTCCTGACAGATGCATTATTTGTTTGGTTATGGTGGTAAGCTTAACGATGAATTATGGGCAATATCTGGGATTTATCTTCCCACAATGGGAGGAacaaaaagtaattttttttttcttttttcagagAAAGATTGAGTAAGAGGATTTTAGTTGGAAGCACAAATTTCAGTCAAAACCAAGAAAAAAGTGCAAAAAACTGTTGCCCAAGCACTCCCTGTTCATTGCATGAGTGTCTTCTTACTGCTCTTGAACACAGGTGATGCCCCTCAAAAAATGATGATCTCCTTTTAGTGGGCTCTAACAATAATGGGCAACAGGAAGTTCATTGGGCCTCATAAGAGAAACTTTGTGTTGTTAAAAAAATTGGAGGTATAAgtttttgaaaaccttaaatgtTTTTAACATGACAATGTTTCGCAAACAAAGTTGGAGGTTATTCGAATCTTTATTCTCTTTCATTTAGACTGTCCAAagctaaataatttttaaattgtgAATTTATTGATGTAAACGAAGGTAATAACCTTCTTTTCATATGGAATAGTATTATTGCAGCTAAACAAATCCTATATCATCCCATACCTGCTTCAATCACCATTGAAAATAGGAGATGCTACTGGAACACTTTCTTAACTTGCACGACTTCATGATTTAGTGAAAATTCTTTAAATCATTCTCATCATTTAGAAAGCTTGAATACATTTTTAACATCATTTTGAATTATTGTAAAACCTTTTCAAAGCTCAATCATGCATACATACAAGTCTCAAATCAATTTATAATTCAAAGGTTAACatacacattcaaataatttcaaAAGTCACTCGATTTCACTAAATCCAAATACTGACAAATTCCTTTAATAGTTTAAGTCTTTAAATACATGCCAAAATACAATAATTACAATCAACATAGAAACATTACAATTTCAAAATACTGAATGGCCATGCGATTTTCCCATGCCAGAACCATAACCTTCTCGACAAGTCCACAACCTACATGTTTAAACAATTTACGCGTGAACTCAATAGATACACAAGGATAAACATACTTATCCTATTACTTATTAGTGTTGAGCCCCTAGGAGTAATGATTTAGAATTCAATTAAGCCACATTTTAGTGTTATTAAAGGATTTAACCCTTATTATCGAATTAAAGGGGGATTCAACTAACAAATTGTTGATTAATTAGGTGATCACATGTTTAATTCAAATGTATAACTCCTATTGAGTGTTCACATAGTGTTTAGTCAAATATAAAGTCCATCTTTTATTAGAATTCACTAGCTTGGTCATAAATAAATTCATTCCAAGTTCGAGCTTAAGCTATAAAACTGTGTAATGTAACACAATGTCGTGACATTATGGTAGATGAAGTCTTGACCTTACTAATTGTTGTCGTGGAGTTTAAGTTCATAGAAGAATGTTGTGAACATCAAGGAAGTTAACGTCATGACGTAATTTATTGAATTTCTAAGaataaaaaaaagagagtaaaGTCACAATATTGCGAGACATGACGTCGTGACATTAGTTACTAAAATTGCGACATCGACGTAAAAATGTCATGATGTTGCTAGGAATTTGCGAAGTGATCAAGGCATAGTTTGTAAAGTCGTAACATTGCGAGGAACAACATCATGACATTGTTGACTGATTAGGAATTAATGTTATCCAAGTGCAATATCCATAGAGAAGGATTAATTTAACTCTTACTCAAGTAGAAACAAACCATTGGGTGTATTATAACATAGTTCATAAAATTTAGAAGGTCATCCTTCCATCTTACAACCAATTCACAACATCATTATTATAATCATTTAGAAGTTACATAAATAGAAATTTTGACCTCATATTTTTGCCTTATAGCCCTTATGAATTAGTTCAAAAATTTTCCTTCACAGATAGGCTCTCGACCTTTCATCTTAATTACTTATAACACCATTCATTTATGCCACAATGTTCGAAACATGATATCAAAACATATTCATTATAGTATGtccatttattcaatttcttatcAATTTATTAGCTTAGGGCCTTCAGTAAACTCTAGCAAAATGTAACTCAGATGCTTGAGACCCATTCAAACACAATCAGGGAGCACATAATTACTAAGCCCGAAGGCATCATATCACGACCCTCCAAACAGGACCATATTGCACATAAGTGCATCCATCCAAACACAATCGAAGACcacataattgtaacaccccaaacctggcccagacgttatggccagatccgacatgccacatcaaagcattcaaaacattttatattgttgatccagaaaaacctacttagtgttttaaaagataatttcattataggttaaagtgaatggaagctgtgcaccaggtaggaaaccggaaaagaggaggtgagtctatcggactacttaagtaccaagctcccttcggatccaatcctagacatgcacaccgccattgccacaccttaacgtcatgtatatttctaggaaaccgatttgattaagtcatttttaggaaaagtgattaattttggaaaatactttcattgcggaagctttgcttgttgtcgtgttattttgaaatcaattgttgttttttttttgaaaagcgcgcctaaagctatccaatttcaacagttaaaataagtaatacctatcttagtaatacatattaaaaccttcaaaaataattaagcggccttattacatttaaaacccaaacctcaacgtaaataataggatgtccagttcaccgaagaaaaccaaactttgagcaatgtggccactcgaattccctcacgactccaagcccactatggttggggatttctgcgtggatgaaaataaaaggggtgagtttggggaaactcggtgtgtaaggaaaacccattcaaagcccaagtcagctcaagcctattgggcctaagcccattcagtaatgagtggtcttggacgagcccttttcaaattacaataaaccgggccttagcccttattcagataacaagatggcccataggcccatttcaaaatacatgcaacatcaataacatatgcaagcccatttgggagactactcaacccaccaaccactacactccacccgtaccagccctacactccatgtgggattagctcaacccacccaaattgaACACTCCACGAGCTTGACCTTTGCTTAGTTAacgatagaattgaggcaaagcctccaagacgtggacaagccactttcatacttcctccgtcaatatcccaatcccatgcatcagataataacaacatggcatgcagtaaataacaacagtcaaacatgcatttaggtcaatttaaccctaggggtatttcggtaatttatctactagaggtaaaactataaattttccacttttaaaggtatttcagtaatttatctattttagggt from Gossypium arboreum isolate Shixiya-1 chromosome 9, ASM2569848v2, whole genome shotgun sequence includes the following:
- the LOC108454364 gene encoding PHD finger-like domain-containing protein 5A — translated: MAKHHPDLIMCRKQPGIAIGRLCEKCDGKCVICDSYVRPCTLVRVCDECNYGSFQGRCVICGGVGISDAYYCKECTQQEKDRDGCPKIVNLGSAKTDLFYERKKYGFKKR
- the LOC108456240 gene encoding gibberellin 2-beta-dioxygenase 6-like, whose protein sequence is MLQMSNVGSYPPVFRQLNGGGVHPPQQMMAQLKKNNYSMEDTSTTTQEDSVPIPMVDLECLSLHKLGDACKNWGLFRLVNHGIPSTLLTKLQYHAKMLFGLSFESKQALITNPMSYFWGTPALTPSGTALNPAASTSTMNWLEGFNVPLTQLPHFHSEHPMLHCFRLLLEEYGRHLSRIATTLFESMAKNLDLDPKQSESKLDESTAFIRVYRYPPRRSLAGEAWGMIPHTDSSVLSIVNQDHVGGLEIFKDNKWHLVNPIPNTLVVHIGDMMQAISDDEYMSVKHRVRVKKQEERLSICYFVFPAEESVIHSSKYKPFTYKDFQEQVQKDTRTLGYKVGLQRFKA